A section of the Rhipicephalus sanguineus isolate Rsan-2018 chromosome 11, BIME_Rsan_1.4, whole genome shotgun sequence genome encodes:
- the LOC119374309 gene encoding serpin B4 isoform X1, which translates to MAVNLLGDSVLNFAVDLYGHLKPKDGRKGNVFFSPFSISAALSMALGGARNKTAKELSTVLRVPDGAQIHNHFSDFFSKLPSYAADVKLHIANRMYCEQTFPVLENYLSLLRDSYGATIESVDFRNGYETVRLQANAWVERETESKIKDLLPGGSVNERTSLILINAIYFKGLWASQFRPDATHPSDFHLDSNSKKQVDMMFHKDSYSRARCEELDVEALEIPYQGDKTSMVIILPNDVEGLSKLEERLTASKLANLLENLCGFADVELYLPKFKLEQAICLKEVLQEMGIKDFFSSDADLSAICEKDKLAASDVVHKAFVEVNEEGTEAAAATAVIMLTCCMSSLPPRTYKFIVDRPFMFIIRSRDPDLVLFMGSVRDL; encoded by the coding sequence ATGGCCGTCAACCTGCTCGGGGACTCTGTTCTCAACTTCGCCGTTGACTTGTACGGCCACCTGAAGCCGAAGGACGGCCGCAAGGGAAACGTCTTTTTCTCGCCGTTCAGCATCTCGGCTGCTCTTTCAATGGCCCTCGGAGGAGCGCGTAACAAAACGGCCAAGGAATTGTCCACCGTGCTTCGAGTCCCCGACGGTGCGCAGATACACAACCACTTTTCCGACTTCTTCTCAAAGCTACCGTCGTACGCTGCCGACGTGAAGCTGCACATCGCCAACCGCATGTACTGCGAACAGACGTTCCCCGTCCTGGAGAACTACCTGTCTCTCCTACGCGACAGCTACGGTGCTACTATCGAGTCCGTCGACTTCAGGAACGGCTACGAGACGGTTCGTCTGCAAGCCAACGCGTGGGTGGAGCGAGAGACAGAGTCGAAGATCAAAGATCTCCTGCCAGGAGGCAGCGTGAACGAAAGGACCAGTCTCATCCTCATAAACGCCATCTACTTCAAGGGCCTTTGGGCTTCGCAATTCAGGCCTGACGCCACTCATCCCTCAGATTTCCACCTGGACTCCAATAGCAAGAAACAAGTCGACATGATGTTTCACAAGGACAGTTACAGCAGGGCCAGATGCGAGGAGCTCGACGTGGAAGCCCTGGAGATACCGTACCAAGGCGATAAAACTTCCATGGTCATCATTCTGCCCAACGATGTTGAAGGACTCTCTAAACTTGAGGAACGCTTGACAGCTTCGAAGCTCGCGAACCTGCTGGAAAACCTTTGTGGATTTGCCGACGTCGAGCTGTACCTGCCCAAGTTCAAGTTGGAACAGGCGATTTGCCTGAAGGAAGTCTTGCAGGAAATGGGAATCAAGGACTTTTTCTCGTCGGATGCCGACCTGTCCGCCATCTGCGAGAAGGACAAGCTGGCAGCTTCCGATGTGGTTCACAAGGCGTTCGTGGAAGTCAACGAAGAAGGCACCGAAGCCGCGGCCGCTACAGCCGTAATAATGTTGACCTGCTGCATGTCCTCACTCCCACCGCGGACCTACAAGTTTATAGTGGATCGGCCGTTCATGTTCATCATTCGCAGCCGTGACCCAGACCTCGTGCTCTTCATGGGCTCCGTCCGCGACTTGTAA
- the LOC119374309 gene encoding serpin B4 isoform X3: MAVNLLGDSVLNFAVDLYGHLKPKDGRKGNVFFSPFSISAALSMALGGARNKTAKELSTVLRVPDGAQIHNHFSDFFSKLPSYAADVKLHIANRMYCEQTFPVLENYLSLLRDSYGATIESVDFRNGYETVRLQANAWVERETESKIKDLLPGGSVNERTSLILINAIYFKGLWASQFRPDATHPSDFHLDSNSKKQVDMMFHKDSYSRARCEELDVEALEIPYQGDKTSMVIILPNDVEGLSKLEKRLTASKLGNLLENLRGFFDVELYLPKFKLEQAINLKGVLKEMGIKDFFSSDAELSAICEKDKLTASDVVHKAFVEVNEEGTEAAAATAVMMAACCLSSTPPQTYKFIVDRPFMFVVRSHDPDVVLFMGSVRDL, translated from the exons ATGGCCGTCAACCTGCTCGGGGACTCTGTTCTCAACTTCGCCGTTGACTTGTACGGCCACCTGAAGCCGAAGGACGGCCGCAAGGGAAACGTCTTTTTCTCGCCGTTCAGCATCTCGGCTGCTCTTTCAATGGCCCTCGGAGGAGCGCGTAACAAAACGGCCAAGGAATTGTCCACCGTGCTTCGAGTCCCCGACGGTGCGCAGATACACAACCACTTTTCCGACTTCTTCTCAAAGCTACCGTCGTACGCTGCCGACGTGAAGCTGCACATCGCCAACCGCATGTACTGCGAACAGACGTTCCCCGTCCTGGAGAACTACCTGTCTCTCCTACGCGACAGCTACGGTGCTACTATCGAGTCCGTCGACTTCAGGAACGGCTACGAGACGGTTCGTCTGCAAGCCAACGCGTGGGTGGAGCGAGAGACAGAGTCGAAGATCAAAGATCTCCTGCCAGGAGGCAGCGTGAACGAAAGGACCAGTCTCATCCTCATAAACGCCATCTACTTCAAGGGCCTTTGGGCTTCGCAATTCAGGCCTGACGCCACTCATCCCTCAGATTTCCACCTGGACTCCAATAGCAAGAAACAAGTCGACATGATGTTTCACAAGGACAGTTACAGCAGGGCCAGATGCGAGGAGCTCGACGTGGAAGCCCTGGAGATACCGTACCAAGGCGATAAAACTTCCATGGTCATCATTCTGCCCAACGAT GTCGAAGGACTGTCAAAACTGGAGAAGCGCTTGACCGCTTCGAAGCTCGGCAACCTGCTGGAAAACCTTCGCGGATTTTTCGACGTTGAGCTGTACCTGCCGAAGTTCAAACTGGAACAGGCGATTAACCTGAAGGGAGTCTTGAAAGAAATGGGAATCAAAGACTTTTTCTCATCAGATGCCGAGCTGTCCGCCATCTGCGAGAAGGACAAGCTGACAGCTTCCGACGTGGTTCACAAGGCCTTCGTGGAAGTCAATGAAGAAGGCACCGAAGCCGCGGCCGCTACAGCCGTAATGATGGCGGCCTGCTGCTTGTCTTCAACGCCGCCGCAGACCTACAAATTTATTGTGGATCGGCCGTTCATGTTTGTCGTTCGCAGCCATGACCCAGATGTTGTGCTGTTCATGGGCTCCGTCCGTGACTTGTAG
- the LOC119374309 gene encoding leukocyte elastase inhibitor A isoform X2 codes for MAVNQLGDSVLNFALDLYGQLKPKDGRKGNVFFSPFSISAALSMALGGARNKTAKELSTVLRVPDGAQIHNHFSDYFSKLQFYAADVKLHIANRMYCEQTFPVLESYLSLLRDSYSATIESVDFRNDYETVRLKANAWVERATESKIKDLLPGGSVNAKTTLILINAIYFKGLWASQFRTDATQPSDFHLDSKNKKQVDMMYHKDRYCTGRSKELDVEALEIPYRGGKTSMVILLPNEVEGLSKLEKRLTASKLGNLLENLRGFFDVELYLPKFKLEQAINLKGVLKEMGIKDFFSSDAELSAICEKDKLTASDVVHKAFVEVNEEGTEAAAATAVMMAACCLSSTPPQTYKFIVDRPFMFVVRSHDPDVVLFMGSVRDL; via the coding sequence ATGGCCGTCAACCAGCTCGGGGACTCTGTTCTCAACTTCGCCCTCGACTTGTACGGCCAGTTGAAACCGAAGGACGGCCGCAAGGGAAACGTCTTTTTTTCGCCGTTCAGCATCTCGGCTGCTCTTTCAATGGCCCTCGGAGGAGCGCGTAACAAAACGGCCAAGGAATTGTCCACCGTGCTTCGAGTCCCCGACGGTGCGCAGATACACAACCACTTTTCCGATTACTTCTCGAAGCTGCAGTTCTACGCTGCCGACGTCAAGCTGCACATCGCCAACCGCATGTACTGCGAACAGACGTTCCCCGTCTTGGAGAGCTACCTGTCTCTCCTACGTGACAGCTACAGCGCTACTATTGAGTCCGTAGACTTCAGGAACGACTACGAGACCGTTCGGTTGAAAGCCAACGCCTGGGTGGAGCGAGCGACAGAATCGAAGATCAAAGATCTCCTGCCAGGAGGCAGTGTGAACGCCAAGACCACCCTCATCCTGATAAACGCCATCTACTTCAAAGGCCTTTGGGCTTCGCAGTTCAGGACTGACGCCACTCAGCCCTCCGATTTCCATCTGGATTCCAAGAACAAGAAACAGGTTGACATGATGTATCACAAGGACCGTTACTGCACGGGCAGAAGCAAAGAACTCGACGTGGAAGCCCTGGAGATACCATACCGAGGCGGCAAAACGTCCATGGTCATCCTTCTGCCCAACGAGGTCGAAGGACTGTCAAAACTGGAGAAGCGCTTGACCGCTTCGAAGCTCGGCAACCTGCTGGAAAACCTTCGCGGATTTTTCGACGTTGAGCTGTACCTGCCGAAGTTCAAACTGGAACAGGCGATTAACCTGAAGGGAGTCTTGAAAGAAATGGGAATCAAAGACTTTTTCTCATCAGATGCCGAGCTGTCCGCCATCTGCGAGAAGGACAAGCTGACAGCTTCCGACGTGGTTCACAAGGCCTTCGTGGAAGTCAATGAAGAAGGCACCGAAGCCGCGGCCGCTACAGCCGTAATGATGGCGGCCTGCTGCTTGTCTTCAACGCCGCCGCAGACCTACAAATTTATTGTGGATCGGCCGTTCATGTTTGTCGTTCGCAGCCATGACCCAGATGTTGTGCTGTTCATGGGCTCCGTCCGTGACTTGTAG
- the LOC119374308 gene encoding leukocyte elastase inhibitor, whose amino-acid sequence MAHVTVPISSQVSVIIIMQTEPLGEPLLNFSIDLYKHLVEKSGRAGNIFFSPFSIYTALSMALAGARGNTARQLADVLRITSEEANACFYDLLPKLEGLAPDVKLHIANRMYSEQTFPVLDSYLALLRNSYDTTVESVDFGKRYEEVRRRINAWVGEVTESKIKDILPDDSVDQETILVVISAVYFKGSWESSFSSRLTRPMSFHLDSKTKRKVIMMKQKNDFMMGRLADLAAKALEIPYRGGKASMVILLPDKCDGLSQLEEGLTAEKLSSLLKNFILVHDVDLFLPKFKLEQSIDLKETLSSIGIKDLFTPDADLCGISDAGNLVVSDAFHKAFVEVNEEGTEAAAATALKAVLYCSSPQFNVNRPFMFLIRCIDPHIILFVGSVRDLGSDECPSLAAGVDAESPGTSSSTPVSSDDSS is encoded by the coding sequence ATGGCTCACGTAACTGTACCGATTTCCTCGCAGGTgtccgtcatcatcatcatgcagaCAGAGCCGCTTGGAGAGCCTCTCCTCAACTTTTCCATCGACCTCTACAAGCACTTAGTAGAGAAGAGCGGTCGTGCGGGAAATATTTTCTTCTCACCATTCAGCATCTACACGGCGCTGTCCATGGCTCTAGCAGGGGCGCGTGGCAACACGGCTCGGCAGCTAGCCGACGTTCTGCGCATCACCAGCGAAGAGGCCAACGCTTGCTTTTATGATTTACTCCCCAAACTTGAGGGCTTAGCCCCCGACGTAAAACTACACATCGCCAACCGGATGTACTCGGAACAGACATTCCCGGTCCTGGACAGCTACCTTGCCCTTCTACGGAATTCTTACGACACGACCGTCGAGTCCGTCGACTTCGGAAAACGCTACGAGGAGGTTCGACGTCGCATCAACGCCTGGGTCGGAGAGGTCACCGAGTCGAAAATCAAGGACATTCTTCCCGACGACAGTGTAGACCAAGAGACCATCCTGGTCGTGATTAGCGCCGTCTACTTCAAGGGCAGTTGGGAGTCATCGTTTTCTTCCAGGCTAACTCGCCCCATGAGTTTTCACCTGGATTCGAAGACCAAAAGAAAAGTAATTATGATGAAGCAGAAAAACGACTTCATGATGGGCCGTCTCGCGGATTTAGCGGCGAAAGCCTTGGAAATCCCATACCGCGGGGGGAAGGCCTCCATGGTCATCCTTCTGCCCGACAAATGCGATGGACTTTCCCAGCTCGAGGAAGGCTTGACCGCCGAGAAACTTTCGAGCCTCTTGAAAAACTTTATCTTGGTACACGACGTCGATCTCTTCCTGCCGAAGTTCAAGCTGGAACAATCCATCGACCTCAAAGAAACGCTTAGTTCGATTGGGATAAAAGACCTCTTCACGCCGGACGCCGATCTCTGTGGAATCAGCGATGCGGGCAATCTCGTTGTTTCCGATGCGTTCCACAAGGCGTTCGTGGAGGTGAACGAGGAAGGCACCGAGGCGGCAGCTGCTACTGCCTTGAAAGCCGTGCTCTACTGCTCTTCCCCTCAGTTTAACGTGAACCGCCCGTTCATGTTCCTGATACGCTGTATCGATCCGCACATTATCCTTTTCGTGGGTTCCGTTCGCGATCTTGGATCTGACGAATGCCCGTCACTGGCTGCCGGTGTCGATGCAGAAAGCCCAGGAACGAGCTCTTCAACCCCTGTTTCTTCGGATGACTCTAGTTAA
- the LOC119374309 gene encoding leukocyte elastase inhibitor isoform X4, with translation MATSELGDSLLNFSIDLYKQLASRNGSSENIVYSPFSISAALHMALAGARNVTAKQLADVLHVNGDEVHQNFSDFRSKLTGLAPGVKLRVANRMYAEQTLPVLDSYLALIRDSYGATVESVDFRNNSEKVRQRVNAWVEQVTESKIRDLLQPGSVNGSTILVLVNAVYFKGLWESQFEPELTERSEFHLGKKNTTKVDMMYKEDDYKMGRSDDLAVRALELPYRGGRASMVILLPDDIEGLPHLEERLTFGKLSHLLNSLTLERDVQLCLPKFKLEQTINLKQMLTAMGIEDFFTEAADLTGICEKDNASASEVYHKTFVEVNEEGTVAASATALEVCDCAALDQTVFIVNRPFMFLIQSSDPEAVLFMGSVRTF, from the coding sequence ATGGCCACCAGTGAACTCGGTGATTCCTTGCTCAACTTCTCCATCGACCTGTACAAGCAGCTGGCCTCGAGAAACGGCTCTTCTGAAAACATCGTCTACTCCCCGTTCAGTATCTCCGCAGCGCTGCATATGGCTCTGGCGGGGGCCCGAAACGTCACCGCCAAGCAGCTCGCCGACGTCCTTCACGTCAATGGAGACGAGGTTCACCAGAACTTCTCCGACTTCCGGTCCAAGCTGACGGGCCTCGCTCCTGGAGTCAAGTTGCGCGTGGCCAACAGAATGTATGCGGAACAGACGCTTCCGGTCCTCGACAGCTACCTCGCCCTGATACGGGACTCTTACGGCGCCACCGTGGAATCGGTCGACTTCAGGAACAACTCCGAGAAAGTCAGGCAACGCGTCAACGCCTGGGTCGAGCAAGTCACGGAATCCAAGATCAGAGACCTTCTTCAGCCCGGAAGCGTGAACGGCTCGACCATTTTGGTTTTGGTGAACGCAGTCTACTTCAAGGGCCTGTGGGAGTCTCAGTTCGAGCCAGAGCTGACGGAACGTTCCGAGTTCCACTTAGGCAAGAAGAACACGACGAAGGTGGACATGATGTACAAAGAAGACGACTACAAGATGGGTCGCAGCGATGACCTCGCCGTGAGGGCGCTGGAGTTACCTTATCGGGGAGGAAGGGCCTCCATGGTCATTCTCCTGCCAGACGATATCGAAGGGCTGCCCCACCTCGAGGAACGTCTCACCTTTGGCAAACTGTCTCACCTCTTAAACTCCCTAACCCTCGAGCGCGACGTTCAGTTGTGCCTTCCGAAATTTAAACTGGAACAGACAATTAATCTCAAGCAGATGCTGACCGCCATGGGCATTGAAGACTTCTTTACGGAAGCCGCGGACCTCACGGGAATATGCGAGAAGGATAACGCGTCGGCTTCGGAAGTCTACCACAAGACGTTCGTGGAAGTAAACGAAGAGGGCACCGTGGCGGCCAGTGCGACCGCACTCGAAGTGTGCGACTGTGCGGCGTTAGATCAGACTGTGTTTATCGTCAATCGGCcttttatgttcctcatacagagCTCGGATCCGGAGGCTGTGCTTTTCATGGGCTCTGTTCGTACATTTTGA